A part of Synechococcales cyanobacterium T60_A2020_003 genomic DNA contains:
- a CDS encoding YjbQ family protein: protein MPIIHQILTLTTKPGISVQNLNLQLQDAVAASKVSNGQLLVFVRHTTTALVINEDEERLIHDLKQHLARLAPPAGRYFHNDLHLRTVPDDEPINAHSHLMAMMLSTSEVVPIMNGNLMLGTWQSVLFLDLDGPRERTVYLQISGEA, encoded by the coding sequence ATGCCAATCATTCATCAGATATTGACGCTGACCACCAAACCAGGCATCAGTGTTCAAAATCTAAACCTTCAACTGCAGGACGCTGTAGCAGCAAGTAAAGTTTCCAACGGACAACTCCTCGTATTTGTACGGCATACCACGACTGCTTTAGTCATCAATGAAGATGAGGAACGTCTGATTCACGATCTGAAGCAACACCTGGCTCGCCTGGCTCCTCCTGCAGGGCGGTACTTCCATAACGATTTGCACCTGCGGACTGTGCCGGACGATGAACCGATTAATGCCCATTCTCACCTGATGGCGATGATGCTGAGTACGAGTGAAGTGGTTCCAATTATGAACGGCAACCTGATGCTGGGAACTTGGCAATCGGTTTTGTTTTTAGACTTGGATGGCCCCCGTGAGCGTACGGTTTACCTACAAATTTCTGGAGAGGCTTAG
- a CDS encoding HAMP domain-containing histidine kinase gives MTPWVQHLHTRTQSVSRSLHTVLQLPEMSGHYRKWRQQFLVERVRLTILVAVVILGILAVLNVLVVFPGINAAGDPSQYIHPEQLRFYLYQVAAQECGLLLCLGMTRVKRLQQRRWLLFLGCAWSILLLPQLMLIARGEVLLNDDGWIISFMAHAILIPIQWELHLMAQLGVLGTFAIATGFLGLRDPFVPIELTQTAYISVGFHVLIVCFIADLGVYLYERLLRREFELQQQLRLFLHAVSHDLRNPVLGNTIVLKNLNRSPNPETRIPKPILERMIDSSDRQLQLINSLLEVHSAETEGIYLRQTPEVLNTIVETATQDIQPHLDQSCATLHLGVPPDLPLVFIDPLQIQRVYNTLLSTILEHNPTGVELWVSAQLTSTLYPYQSNKRARGGTPDSSRGSGWVYCSVSDNGDRIVADQCSKAFDLYSQGPCARQTLGTGLGLYICQQIIEAHGGAIGVHSLPKQGNRVWFTLPVASPEQARDYT, from the coding sequence GGTTCAGCACCTTCATACTCGTACCCAGTCTGTTTCGCGATCGCTGCATACGGTACTGCAGCTTCCCGAAATGTCCGGGCACTACCGAAAGTGGCGACAACAGTTTTTGGTGGAACGGGTGCGCCTCACCATCCTGGTTGCGGTGGTCATTTTGGGAATTCTCGCGGTATTAAATGTCTTGGTCGTATTTCCGGGGATCAATGCCGCTGGAGATCCGTCCCAATACATTCATCCTGAACAATTGCGTTTTTACCTCTATCAGGTTGCAGCCCAGGAATGTGGTCTCCTGCTGTGTTTGGGAATGACCCGCGTTAAGCGTTTACAGCAACGGCGTTGGCTTCTGTTTCTAGGGTGTGCGTGGTCGATCCTCCTACTGCCTCAACTGATGTTGATTGCACGGGGCGAGGTTCTTCTAAACGATGACGGCTGGATTATCAGCTTTATGGCCCATGCGATCCTGATTCCTATTCAGTGGGAACTGCATCTCATGGCTCAATTGGGCGTGTTGGGAACCTTTGCGATCGCGACCGGATTTTTGGGGTTAAGGGATCCCTTTGTGCCGATTGAGCTTACCCAAACCGCGTACATTTCGGTGGGCTTTCATGTCTTGATCGTGTGCTTTATTGCGGATTTGGGGGTGTATTTGTACGAGCGGTTGTTGCGTCGGGAGTTTGAGCTTCAGCAGCAGCTTCGCCTCTTCCTCCATGCGGTTTCCCACGATTTACGCAATCCGGTCTTGGGAAATACGATAGTGCTGAAAAATTTGAATCGCAGCCCAAATCCAGAAACGCGAATTCCGAAGCCAATCCTAGAGCGCATGATTGACAGTAGCGATCGCCAGTTGCAATTGATCAATTCCCTCCTCGAAGTTCATTCCGCCGAAACCGAGGGCATCTACCTCCGACAAACTCCGGAAGTTCTAAACACTATTGTTGAAACCGCCACTCAGGATATCCAACCGCACCTCGACCAGAGTTGTGCAACTCTGCATCTTGGCGTTCCTCCCGATCTTCCCCTGGTGTTCATTGACCCTCTACAAATTCAGCGGGTGTACAATACGCTACTCAGCACGATTTTGGAACATAATCCGACGGGCGTAGAACTGTGGGTGTCGGCACAGCTTACCAGTACCCTCTACCCCTACCAAAGCAATAAACGGGCGCGTGGGGGCACTCCAGACTCATCCAGAGGATCAGGATGGGTCTATTGCAGTGTTAGCGATAATGGCGATCGCATCGTAGCCGATCAGTGCAGCAAGGCATTCGATCTGTACAGCCAAGGGCCCTGCGCTCGGCAAACGCTGGGAACGGGGCTAGGACTTTACATCTGCCAGCAAATTATTGAAGCCCATGGTGGAGCGATCGGGGTTCATAGCCTACCGAAACAGGGGAACAGGGTTTGGTTTACATTGCCCGTGGCGAGTCCTGAGCAGGCTAGAGATTACACATAA